The following are encoded together in the Pedobacter steynii genome:
- a CDS encoding DUF1553 domain-containing protein produces MKLFRSKKLLVILIILGVVVLGSFLMPSSDKVDFNTQIKPILNKKCISCHGGVKKQGGFSVLFHEEALAATKSGKPAIIPGDPEGSEMIKRLLSKDPELRMPYQHEALNEEEIDLFKRWIKQGAKWGDHWAYLPVKEVEVPDVSEDWVRNDIDKFIYAKLEEKKMKPSTEADKATLLRRVSLDLIGLAPSYQVMRQYLNSKDSDKAYETLVDSLMNSPRFGEKWASMWLDVARYADTKGYESDGGREVWKYRDWVIKAFNQDKPYNQFITEQIAGDFLINPTDEQYIATAFHRNTMTNDEGGTNNEEFRVSAVLDRVNTTWEGLLSTTFACVQCHSHPYDPFKHDEFYKFMAYFNNTRDEDLASEYPLLRQYDDSLQRKLTGLTSWITQNAGKEKAAEVYKFLKTGQPSINSTTTDSLKNAVIGNNNIALFFKNNAVARIPQVDLKGVRQMIYRYSSNLPGGNMKLRLAHPNGPVIASWKVPSGDQYQNLQVEIKPQNGVHDIYLSYQNPTIKNKDQFAVYFDWFYFSDSFPGKTKPGYEENKKLFWTLLNSNPSSIPVMVENPANRQRKSFVFERGAWTSRGKEVQAGVPKTLAYAMPKNAPQNRMGLAMWLTDPRNPLLSRTMVNRLWEQLFGTGIVETLEDMGTQGMTPTHKEMLDHLSWEFMHKHKWSVKSMLKEMVMSATYRQDSKLSEEVKEKDLFNHYYARGPRTRLSAEQLRDQHLMASGVLSTKMYGHGVMPWQPEGIWNSPYNGAKWENSKGEDQYRRAIYTYWKRSAPYPSMIAFDGAQRVVCSPRRIRTNTPLQALVTLNDEAYIEMARHLANRMEQKGGKDIGQRISNGYQWIMYRPIATAKLQILDKLYMQAFNDYKHNPAKMEEILGTGNKDKKPEKAALVIVANAMLNLDEVVTKN; encoded by the coding sequence AGTGTGTTGTTTCATGAAGAAGCACTTGCCGCAACTAAAAGCGGTAAGCCCGCTATTATCCCGGGAGATCCTGAAGGAAGTGAAATGATCAAAAGACTACTTAGTAAAGATCCGGAACTCAGAATGCCTTATCAGCATGAAGCTTTGAATGAGGAAGAAATTGACCTTTTTAAACGTTGGATCAAACAAGGAGCAAAGTGGGGAGACCATTGGGCTTATCTTCCTGTCAAAGAAGTAGAAGTCCCTGATGTATCAGAAGACTGGGTAAGGAATGACATCGATAAATTCATTTATGCAAAGCTGGAAGAAAAGAAAATGAAACCTTCCACAGAAGCAGATAAAGCAACCTTATTAAGGAGGGTAAGTCTTGACCTGATTGGCCTGGCGCCTTCATATCAGGTGATGCGTCAATACCTCAATAGTAAAGACAGCGATAAAGCCTATGAAACGCTTGTCGATTCTTTGATGAATTCTCCTCGTTTTGGCGAAAAATGGGCTTCCATGTGGTTAGATGTTGCCAGGTACGCAGATACCAAAGGTTATGAATCTGATGGCGGCAGAGAAGTTTGGAAATACCGGGATTGGGTAATTAAAGCCTTCAATCAGGATAAACCCTATAATCAGTTTATTACCGAACAAATTGCCGGAGATTTTTTGATCAATCCCACAGATGAACAATACATCGCCACCGCTTTCCACAGAAATACCATGACCAATGATGAAGGAGGAACAAACAATGAAGAGTTCCGGGTTTCTGCTGTCCTGGACCGGGTGAATACGACCTGGGAAGGTTTATTGAGTACCACATTTGCCTGTGTACAATGTCATAGCCATCCATATGACCCTTTTAAACATGATGAGTTTTATAAGTTTATGGCTTATTTTAACAATACCAGAGATGAAGACCTGGCGTCTGAATATCCTTTACTGAGACAATACGATGATTCTTTGCAAAGAAAGCTTACTGGCTTGACTTCCTGGATAACACAAAATGCAGGAAAGGAAAAAGCAGCGGAAGTATACAAGTTCCTTAAAACCGGACAACCCAGTATTAATTCTACAACTACAGACAGTCTGAAGAATGCGGTAATTGGAAACAATAATATTGCCTTATTTTTCAAGAATAATGCGGTGGCGCGTATCCCGCAGGTAGACTTAAAAGGGGTAAGGCAAATGATTTATCGCTATTCTTCCAATTTGCCAGGTGGAAATATGAAATTGCGTTTAGCCCATCCCAATGGGCCGGTGATTGCTTCCTGGAAGGTTCCTTCAGGGGATCAATATCAGAACTTACAGGTCGAGATCAAACCTCAAAATGGGGTTCATGATATATACCTCAGTTATCAGAATCCGACAATTAAAAATAAAGATCAGTTCGCAGTATATTTTGACTGGTTTTATTTCTCGGATTCCTTTCCTGGTAAGACTAAACCTGGGTATGAGGAAAATAAAAAACTGTTTTGGACCTTGCTGAACTCAAACCCATCTTCAATTCCGGTGATGGTAGAAAATCCAGCCAACAGACAACGGAAAAGCTTTGTCTTTGAAAGAGGAGCATGGACCTCCAGAGGGAAAGAAGTGCAGGCGGGAGTGCCAAAAACGCTGGCTTATGCCATGCCTAAAAACGCACCTCAGAATAGAATGGGATTGGCTATGTGGTTAACTGATCCAAGAAATCCATTGCTCTCCCGTACCATGGTAAACCGGCTTTGGGAACAATTGTTCGGAACCGGAATTGTAGAAACACTGGAGGATATGGGAACCCAGGGAATGACGCCCACACATAAAGAAATGCTGGATCATTTGTCGTGGGAGTTCATGCACAAACATAAATGGAGTGTAAAGTCGATGCTGAAGGAAATGGTGATGAGCGCGACGTACAGACAGGATTCCAAACTTTCAGAAGAGGTTAAGGAAAAAGATTTATTCAATCATTACTATGCCAGAGGACCACGAACCCGTTTGAGTGCGGAACAGCTAAGGGATCAGCACTTAATGGCAAGTGGGGTCCTGAGTACCAAAATGTATGGACATGGTGTAATGCCATGGCAACCCGAAGGAATCTGGAATTCACCTTATAATGGTGCAAAATGGGAGAACTCAAAAGGGGAAGATCAATATAGAAGGGCAATTTATACTTATTGGAAAAGATCTGCACCATATCCTTCTATGATTGCATTTGATGGGGCGCAAAGAGTCGTTTGCAGTCCAAGACGAATTCGTACCAATACTCCCTTACAGGCATTGGTTACCCTGAATGATGAGGCTTACATAGAAATGGCACGTCACCTTGCAAATAGAATGGAACAGAAAGGTGGCAAAGATATCGGACAGCGGATCAGCAATGGGTATCAATGGATTATGTACAGACCTATTGCTACAGCTAAGCTCCAAATCCTGGATAAACTGTATATGCAAGCCTTTAATGACTATAAACATAATCCTGCGAAGATGGAAGAGATCCTTGGAACAGGAAATAAAGATAAAAAGCCGGAAAAAGCAGCTTTGGTAATTGTAGCGAATGCCATGTTGAATCTGGATGAGGTAGTGACCAAAAATTAA